From Dreissena polymorpha isolate Duluth1 unplaced genomic scaffold, UMN_Dpol_1.0 chrUn003, whole genome shotgun sequence, the proteins below share one genomic window:
- the LOC127863270 gene encoding uncharacterized protein LOC127863270, which yields MRFKQKHPQPIRKKYRLYSPSSLINAFKAVKDDGMSVLRASRTYKVPENTLRDRVLGKVDPETVVMGKVPLFDEFEEAQIVNHFKAMADLGYGYTQQECIDVASQFAVQLGKRTVDTPLSMMWMKGFLKRWPEMRVVKPRTLDHVRAKMASEKMVSNFFESYQKCLQKHDLQDKRHLLYNIDEKGVSIDHKPPYIVASSNYPAQAVTSGKGKTVTIIGAGSASGTAVPPFFVFPGKRMNSDLWKGASPGASGTMSESGWSNTQVFIKYLTKHFIQFMPGRCESKILLLLDGHRSHVSLILAEWAKENGIILYVLLAHTSHLLQPLDVACYGPFQRIYHSRCHKIIRETSAAITQYNVCDIVCHVYHKALSAENLQVGFRKTGLFPLNKDAIPRESMFPAQVYHSDDTDDSDLKISVTN from the exons atgagaTTTAAACAG aaacacCCACAGCCCATAAGGAAAAAATATCGACTTTATTCACCATCTTCTTTGATAAATGCTTTCAAAGCAGTGAAAGATGATGGAATGTCCGTTCTCAGAGCATCCAGGACTTATAAGGTGCCAGAAAACACACTCAGGGACAGGGTTTTGGGGAAAGTTGACCCAGAAACAGTTGTAATGGGGAAGGTCCCATTGTTTGATGAGTTTGAAGAGGCCCAAATTGTAAACCATTTCAAAGCCATGGCTGATTTAGGTTATGGTTATACACAGCAGGAGTGTATTGATGTTGCTTCACAGTTTGCTGTGCAGTTAGGTAAGAGGACAGTTGACACACCCCTCTCCATGATGTGGATGAAAGGGTTTTTAAAGAGATGGCCAGAAATGAGGGTTGTTAAACCAAGAACACTTGATCATGTGAGGGCCAAAATGGCAAGTGAAAAGATGGTGTCTAACTTCTTTGAAAGTTACCAGAAATGTTTACAGAAGCATGATCTCCAAGATAAGCGCCATTTGCTTTACAATATTGATGAGAAGGGTGTATCAATTGATCACAAGCCACCATACATAGTAGCTAGTTCTAACTATCCTGCACAAGCTGTGACCTCTGGCAAAGGTAAAACAGTTACAATCATTGGCGCTGGCAGTGCAAGTGGTACAGCAGTTCCACCATTCTTTGTTTTCCCGGGCAAGCGGATGAACAGTGACTTGTGGAAAGGGGCATCACCAGGAGCCAGTGGAACAATGTCAGAAAGTGGTTGGTCTAACACCCAGGTTTTCATTAAGTATCTGACCAAACACTTTATACAATTTATGCCTGGCAGGTGTGAATCCAAAATTCTGTTGCTTTTAGATGGTCATAGGTCCCATGTTTCATTAATTCTGGCAGAGTGGGCAAAGGAGAATGGTATAATTTTGTATGTTTTACTAGCCCACACAAGCCACCTGCTCCAACCTCTAGATGTAGCCTGTTATGGCCCGTTCCAACGGATATACCATTCGCGATGCCACAAAATTATCCGTGAGACATCAGCTGCCATCACTCAGTATAATGTTTGTGATATCGTCTGCCACGTTTATCACAAAGCATTGTCAGCAGAAAACCTTCAAGTTGGCTTTCGCAAAACAGGACTGTTCCCCCTAAATAAGGATGCAATTCCCAGGGAAAGTATGTTTCCAGCCCAAGTGTATCATtcagatgacactgatgattcTGATTTAAAAATATCTGTAACAAATTAG